A segment of the Bacillus pseudomycoides genome:
TCAGAACTTCTTCTACAGATTGTCCTGTTTTTTGCATAATGTATGGAATTAACGCAGGGTCAAGGTTACCAGAACGTGTACCCATTGTTACACCAGCAAGTGGAGTGAAGCCCATAGAAGTATCAATAGATTTTCCACCTTCTACAGCTGCAATACTTGCACCGTTACCTAAGTGGCAAGAAAGTAAACGTAAGCTTTCAAGTGGGCGACCTAATAATTCAGCTGCACGCTGTGTTACATATTTATGAGAAGTTCCGTGGAAACCGTATTTACGGATGCCGTATTTCTCATAGTATTCATATGGTAAGCTGTATAAGAAAGATTCTTCCGGCATTGTTTGATGGAATGCTGTATCGAATACTGCAACTGCTGGTACGTTCGGAAGTACTGCTTGGAACGCTTTAATACCAACAACGTGTGCTGGATTATGAAGTGGTGCTAATTCGCTTAAATTTTCAATTTCCGCTAATACTTCGTCAGTAATTAAAGCAGAATCATCAAATTTTTCACCGCCGTGTACAACGCGGTGACCGATACCGCTAATCTCATCAAGAGATTTTACGATTCCGTTTTCAGTTAATTTGTTAAGTAATATATTAACTGCTACTCCATGATCTGGTATACTTGTTACTTCTGTTTGTTTTTCACCGTTCACAGTAATTGTGAAGATACTATCTTCTAAACCGATACGTTCTACTAAACCTTTTGTTAGTACTGTTTCACTTGGCATTTCAAATAATTGGAATTTCAAGGAAGAGCTTCCTGCATTAATCGCGATGATTTTTGACATCTAGTCTTTCGCCCCTTTTTTCTCTTGGTAGTTGTGTGGATGAGACCACAAACCGCTCGATTTTATCTGATTAAATGTACCAAAGATGAAAACGTTTCATCCCCAGTAAATTTTATACTCACGAATTTAATTTAAACATCGTACGACATATATTTCAAGTGAAAAAATTGTAACACCAAGAAAAAATATATATTACAGATTTCAAAAAAATTCAGTTTTATCTTGTATATATTAAAAATTATTACGTACAATACAAAACTGTACTATATCTAAGAATACTTCTGTTACACACATTACGATTTATGAGTTGCAAACCAAGTATTTAATTGATCCATAATATTCTCCATCGCCTTCATTTTGGAAAATTTAGGCAAATCTACTAACAACGCTTGTTTCGGCATTGTTACATTTGGACCTTTCTTTTGGAGAACAAATATACTTTTTGCATTTTTCTCGTTTTTAAACATGGAAACAGGAAGCTGTAATAGTCCTTGAATAAAGCTTGTTTCTTTAATAAATGCATGTAATTTTGGCGCTTGATCACTTTCAAAGATAAAGTTTGGTACTAAGAAGAATAAATAGCCTCCTTCTTTTGTATGTTTCACACTTTGTTCAATAAATAAGTGATGTGCATAAGACATTCCTTCATCTGCTTTTAAAGTATATTCACTTGCTCCAATTTCGTTTGGATAAAATCCAACTGGTACATCACAAACAACTGCGTCTACTGGGTCAATATAAAGCGGTGCTAGTCCATCTTGATTGAAGAACTCGATTGCTTGCTTTTGTAAATTCGCATTCACTAAAGCAAGTCTAACAAGTAAATCATCCACATCTACACCAAATCCGCTTATCGTTGTACCTTCTTGAGCACCATTAAAAATTGTCGTCATTAAGTTCCCTGTGCCAATAGCAGGATCTAAAACAACGATTTCTTTTTGATCTTTCATAAATTTATGCAATAAGTAGCTCATAAACATTCCAACTGCATCAGGCGTCATTTCGTGATTGGCTTGCACGCCCTCTTTCATTCCTTTTAAAATGGCAAGTTGAAATGCTTTGCGAATTTCCTCGCCTTTATATTTTTCTTCATTAAACTTACTATATTCACGATTCAATCGTTCAATTGTTGATTCAGATAATTCCTCTTGCAGAATCGCTCCTTCAAACAAGTTATCTCCTGTTTCCACAAGCGCTTCTAAATATGTTACATCCAATTCTTTACGTAAAATTACGGTAGAAGAATCAAAAATAGAAAATAATGTTTCTACTGTCTGACTCACATATATTCCTCCTTCAGTCAATTACACATAACTTATATCATACCACAATCTAATTTTTTGCCAAAAGAAAAAGCGACCCCTTTTTAAGAGCTCCCTTTTCAGATTTTAATTTTATATCGGCGTTTTTTCTCATATATCGACTATTTCTTCTTATATATCAGCGCTTTTTTCAATATATCGGCGTTCGACACTATATGAGAAAAAACGACCTCTTACATAGAGGTCGCCTTCATTTACATTACTTAGCAGCTTTTGCTGCTTCTAATGCTGCTTCGTAATTTGGATGGCTTGTACCTTCGCTTACGTATTCTACGTAAACTACTTTGTCGTTGCTGTCTACTACGAATACTGCACGAGCAAGTAAACGAAGCTCTTGCATTACTACGCCATAAGCTTCACCGAATGAAAGGTCACGGTGGTCAGAAAGTGTTGCTACGTTTTCTAAGCCGTTCGCTGCACACCAGCGTTTTTGAGCGAATGGTAAGTCAACACTAATTGTTAATACTTTCGTGTTTTCAATACCAGCTGCATCTTGGTTAAAACGACGAGTTTGTGCATCACATACACCTGTGTCGATAGATGGTACAACACTAATTAATTTCACTTCACCTTTGTATGTTTCTAAACTTACTGGAGATAAGTCATTTGCTAGCACTTGGAAGTTTGGCGCTTGATCGCCAACTTTAACTTCTGTTCCAACTAAAGTAATTGGGTTACCTTTAAAAGTTACGTTTGCCACTTGAAAATCCTCCCTTATTTTAAACAAGATATGTACACTGTAAATGATAGTTTGTCCCTATCCAGAATGCAAATAAAATCGCTTTATTTACAAAAAAAATAAAGAAGCTAACCAATCGATTAGCTTCTTTTCGCTGCTAGATTTCAAATTCCGGTTCATCGCCTTTTCGCTTCTCCATCATTTCCTTCACTTTGTCAACAGCTTGTGGTGCTAACTCAATGATTTTATCAATGACATGTGTTTGTTTATCTAAATGTAGTACTTTTACCCCTTCTCCATTTATAACGAGAAAAGCGACTGGGTTAATGGAAACACCACCACCACTCCCTCCTCCAAATGGATGACGGCCAGAACTTTCTACCTTTCCAAACTCGCTCCCACCAGCAGCAAACCCAAAACTCACTTTAGAAACTGTTAAAATGACGCTTCCATCAGCTGCTTTAATTGGGTCGCCAATAATTGTATTTACATCAGTCATTTGTTTTAAATGCTGCATTGCAGTTGTCATTAACCCTTGAATTGGATGATCCATTCCATTATCCCTCCTATGCTTGAACAGATTTTTCTGCTATACCAGATCTTTGCTTTCTCATGAACATGAGTAACTTAACTCCTATCACTACAGCTCGATATATACGAAAAGAAGCCGTTAATTCACATCTTGATGCAAATCCCTTCCCTTGAAATACAGGCGTAATCTCAAACTCCGGTACATCGATAACATGTGTATATTGTCCCAAGGCCCCCGCAGTCATTCCTTTTATTCCCCATGCATATCCAGTAACAATGCCAGTACTAGCTGCATCCCCAGTTCCAATTTGTGAATGCCATCTCCACTTATTGATTTTCACTTTTTTAAGAAAACCTTTAATGATAGTATGGATTTCTTGAAGCTTTTTTATCAGTTCCCCAATACTATCAAGTTGCGCCATAATTTTATTTTCTATACCGCCATCGTTCTCTGCCTTTTCGATTTTTTGTTCGGTCTTTTTTTGCTGTTTTTCCATTCTTTCCAGCACATCAAATGTATATCGAATCATCCATATCTTCACTTGAAATAAACATTGTTTCTCTATTTCTGAATATAAAAATGTCACTTTCAGCGATATTTTTGACAATAGTATAAGTAAAATGAGCAAGAGAAGAATTCCAACTCCAATTACAAGCCACTTCATTCGTACCATCCTTTCACTCCACATCCATTATCGACAGGTTCAAACAGGATTAAACAAGTAATAATAAAATTGAATATAAAAATTCTTCTAAAAACAAAGAGGAATTTTGACATTTTATATCGAAATATACTATTTGAGCATACCATCAGATTTTTTTCTAATGGCGCACAACGCTAAATTTTACTGCAATGGAGGGATACAGAATGGCAGATCGTCGCAATTTATTTTTCTTTTATGGTGATGACAAAACAACACTTGTCGAAAAAATGAAGCCTATATATCGTATTTTAGAGGAAAATGGATTTACCATATTAGATCATCCAAAAAATGCAAACGCTATCGTCAGTGTCGGAGATGACGGAACCTTCTTACAAGCTGTTCGTAAAACAGGCTTTAGAGAAGATTGCTTATATGCAGGTATTTCTACGAAAGATGAAATTTCTTTCTACTGTGATTTCCATATTGACCATGTCGATACAGCCCTTCAAGAAATTACACAAAATGAAATTGAAGTGCGAAAATATCCAACAATTCAAATAGATGTTGATCATGGCACATCTTTCTATTGTTTAAACGAGTTTTCTTTACGCTCTAGCATTATTAAAACATTTGTAGTAGATGTGCATGTTGATGATTTATACTTTGAAACATTTAGAGGAGACGGTTTAGTTATTTCTACCCCGACAGGAAGTACAGCTTATAACAAATCATTGCATGGGGCGGTTGTTGATCCACTCATTCCATGCTTCCAAATAAGCGAACTCGCTTCTTTAAATAACAACACATACCGTACACTTGGATCACCATTTATTTTGAACCACGAGCGTACGTTAACATTAAAACTTATTCCAGACGGTAATGATTATCCTGTTATCGGCATGGATAACGAAGCGCTTAGCATTAAACAAGTTGAAAAAGCAGTTGTACGTTTAAGTGATAAACAAATTAAAACAGTAAAACTAAAAAACAACTCGTTCTGGGAAAAAGTACAGAGAACGTTTTTATAAGAAAAAATGAGTGCCGAGAGATTCCACGGCACTCATTTTTTTCGATTCACTTTATTGTCTAACGGTCGATATATTTAAAGTTGCGCTGATAAATCATGGCGAACCGCTAATATTATTTTTGGTAGACAACTTGGCCGTCAATTACGGTCATCTCAACTTGTATATTTTTTATTTCCTCTGCTTTAACTTCAAATATATCACGATCTATGATGATGAAATCTGCTTCATATCCTTTTACAATTTTACCACGCTTGTTTTCTTTTCCAATCGCATAGGCACTTCCAGTCGTAAATAAAGAAACAGCTTCAAATACAGATAACCTCTCTTCAGGTATGTAACATGTCCCATCAATAAAGCTTCTCCTCGTTACTGCGCTATACATTCCTAAAAACGGATTTACTTGTTCAATTGGTGCATCTGATCCACCTGAACAATGTAATCCGGCCCTGAGTAATGTGTTCCAAGCGTACGCATAACGAAGACGACGCTCCCCTAACTTTTCAACGACTGATGGAAAATCAGACGAGACGAATACAGGCTGAATATCAATGATAGCCGACAAGGACTTCATCCGCTCAACTAACTCTTCGCGCGCAAGCTGGCAATGAATAATACGATCACGCAGTCCCTCTGCCGGTGGATATAACTCCAGTGCATCAATTACATATTCAAGAGACAGATCACCAATTGTATGAATCGCAACTGGCATATGTAAATTACGTGCTTTTTTCACTAGTTCGGCCAATTCTTCCCGAGAAAAGATTACCACGCCATTTGTTTCCTTTGCATCTTCATATGGCTCGCTCAATAATGCTGTTCGTCCACCAAACGAACCGTCTGAAAAGATTTTCATCGCACCAAATTCAATATAATGCTGATTCTCATATTCGCTTCGTTCATTTGCTACTACATGATGTACAAGTAAATGGGCTTTGAATGGCATATCTTTTATCACATGAGAAAACGCATTATACGTTTTTTTAAAACCACCGTAATAATTTAAATCTTCCGTATGTCCACCTACTAATCCATACTGCCAACAATCTTGAATGGCTGTTTGCAGGGCTGTTTGTAAATAAACCGCATCAATTTCCGGCTGCACATGCTTAATTAAATCTTGCGCCTGTTCATACAATAAGCCTGTTAATTCTCCTCCTAATCCACGACCAATTTTCCCACCTTTTGGATCTGGCATTTCAGCTTTTATATTCGCTTTTTCTAGTATGTAAGAATTCACCCACGTAACATGTCGGCAAACACGTTTTAATAAGATAGGATGTTCTTTCGAAATCGCATCTAAATCACGGATATGGACGCTTTTCGTATCTGTGAAATTATTTTCGTTCCAACCTTCACCAATAATCCATATACCTTTTGCCACTTCATTCACTCGCTCTCTGACGAGCAGGAGCATTTCCTGATACGAAGTGCATGCAGACAAATCTAATCGAAGTAACCTTTCCCCATACCCAATAAGATGCATATGACTATCTACAAGACCTGGAATCATCGTTTTTCCTTCTAAATCATGTAACTTTACAAATGGATACCGACTTTCTAACTCCTTTTTATTTCCTACATCGATAATCATTCCATTATCAATATAAACAGCTTCCACTGTTTCATTTTCTTCTCTCATCGTATAAATATTTCCACCATGCCAAATCTCTCCCATCTTCTCGCCCCTTTTTCTTTCTAGTCTACGAAATTAAAACGTAGAAAAAAAGCACCATTTGTATCACATGGTGCTTTTTCGAAAATTAATTTTGAGGAACCGTTGAAATTTGCCATTCTATATCAAATTTATCTTTTACTTGTCCATACGCCGGGCTCCAGAAAGTTTCTTGAATTGGCATGATTACTTCACCGCCATCTTGTAATTTTCCAAATACTTCTTTTGCCTTCTCTGCATCGCTTAATCTGATCGCTATCGTTACTTGCGATCCAATTTCGTGTGGTTTACCCGGGAATGTATCTGAAATCATAAGGTCTGTATTACCTACTTTTAAATGTGCATGTAAAACGCGGTCTTTTACTTCATCCGGAACAGTGAACTCTGGAGTTTCAGGCATTTCTCCAAATGTTTGAATGATTTCAACCTTTGCATCTAATGCATGTTCATAAAACTTCACTGCCTCTTGTCCACTACCATCCAAAACTAAATACGGGTTAATACCTAAAATCATAAAAGACACCTCTTTTTTAATTTTTTTGGGTAACTGTTACATAATCATATTTAACTACAAAAACAGAACGTATGTTCCGTTTTTTGATGATATCATATATTACATACATATACAACAACTTAATGCTACTATCCTTCCTTTTTTAAACATAAAAGTTAAATATTCTGAAAGTTTATATATTGAAACCATTTTTCTTACTTTGACGCAAGCCCCATTTCTTGTTTTCTTAGTTCAACGCGGCGGATTTTTCCAGAAATTGTTTTTGGTAGTTCATCTAAAAATTCAATTTTACGAGGATATTTATATGGTGCTGTTAATTCTTTGACATGTTCTTGGAGTATAGGAATCAATGTTTCTTCAGTTTCTTGTACGTTGTCTCTTAAAACAATAAATGCCTTCACGACACTTCCGCGAATTTCATCCGGGCTTGCGACAACCGCACACTCTCTTACATACGGGTGTTTCACAAGTGCATCTTCTACTTCAAATGGTCCAATTGTATAACCGGAGCTAATAATAATATCATCCCCGCGGCCCTCAAACCAAAAATAACCGTCTTCATCTTTTTTCGCTTTATCACCTGTAATATAGTAATCGCCACGGAATTGCATCGCTGTACGTTCATCATCTTTATAATATTGTTTAAAAAGTGCAGGTGTTTCAATATGAACGGCAATATCTCCTACTTCTCCTATGGATACAGGTTGTCCTTCTTCATTTACGATATCTACATGATTACCTGGCGTTGGTTTCCCCATAGATCCCGGTCTAATTTCCATTCCTTTCATGACGCCAACAAGTAATGTATTTTCTGTTTGGCCATAGCCATCTCTAACTGTCACATTAAAATGATTTTGGAATGTTTCAATTACCTCTCGGTTTAGCGGTTCTCCTGCTGATACCGCACTATGTAACGCTTCCAAATTATACTCCTGCAAGTTCTCTACTTTTGCCATTAAGCGATACTCTGTCGGTGTACAACAAAGCACATTCACTTTATTATCATCTAATAACTGCAAATATGTTTTCGGTTCAAATTTACCGTGATATACAAACCCTGTTGCTCCTGAACCAAGCGTCGCTAAAAAAGGACTCCAAATCCATTTTTGCCAACCTGGACTAGCCGTTGCCCATACAACATCATTCCCTTCTATTCCAAGCCAATTCGGAGCACTTGTACGCAAATGTGCGTAGCCCCAGGCATGTGTATGAACTACCCCCTTCGGATTTCCCGTTGTCCCAGATGTATAGGATAAAAAGACCATATCTTCTCGGTCTGTCTTTGCGATTGCTAATTCATCACTTTCTGTTTCTAAAGCGTCTTTTAAATTAATCCATCCGTCTACTGACTGCTCGCTCAGCACGAATTTTTGAAGAGACTCCATCATCTCTACATCTTCAAACTGTTCGATATACGGTTCATAACTGACAATTGCCTTTACTTCTCCGTGCTGAATGCGATATTCAATATCTTTTTTGCGAAGCATTTCTGAACTTGGAATGACCACAAATCCTGCTTTAATTGCGGCAATATACGTCATATACGCTTCAATTAAGCGGGGCATCATAATGAGAAGCTTGTCCCCTTTTTGCAAATCACTCTTTATAAAAGCGTTTCCAATTCTATTCGCGCCTTTTATTAATTCAAGATATGTAACCTCACGTCTATTTCCTTCATCATCTTGCCAAATTAAAGCAAGTTTCTCTTTTTCATTTGTATATTTCTCAATCTCTGCAACTAAGTTATAAGACGGCGGCGCTAATAATTCTTCTCTATTCATAATCTCATCCTCCCTTGTCTCTATGCCTCTCTTCTATAATAAAGAATTTTCAGTAAATTTTAAACCTACTTCTTTTGACAATTTTTTTAGTTACTTGTCGACAAAAAGAAGGAGCGGGAAAACCCGCTCCTTCTAAGCCATCGTATATGGGATTATTTGTGGAAACCGCCTAATTGTTGTTCAGCTAGTGAAACTAGACGTTTTGTAATTTCGCCACCAACAGATCCGTTAGCGCGAGATGTTGAATCAGCTCCAAGTTGAACACCGAACTCTTGAGCGATTTCGTATTTCATTTGGTCTAATGCTGATTCAGCACCAGGAACCGCTAATTTATTTGTGCTTCGTGCCATATGGTATCACCTCCTTGTGAGTATAGAGTGTGATAAACCATATGACTTCATGCATATCTAGAGATGGTAATTTATGGTTTTAAAGGATGTTCAAAAAGTCCGGTAAAGATAACTGTCGCATTTCTTCGTTGCGTTGCCAGTCCGGTACTCATGTAGTTCACTCTACACTCCGTATCCTCCTGGCTTCCGCGTCTCGAACTGCTCGGCTCTCTTTATCCTCTTTTTTTGAACAAGAACTTTTAGAAAAGATTTTCAAATTGCTCCTCTTCAGCCACTTCTACTGTTTGTAGTACGATTTTCTCTGCATTCGCAACAGCTGATTCAATAAGTGGTGCAAAGTCATATTTTGATTCAAAGCGATTTGCTTTTTCACGCTTCGGTTTTGTAGATGGGCTTGCTGGTGTGAATACTGTACAGCAATCTTCATACGGACGAATTGAAATATCATATGTTCCAATTTCATTTGCAATTTTAATAATTTCTAGTTTGTCCATCGTAATAAGCGGACGAATGACTGGATAGTTTGTCACTTCATTAATTGTATGCATACTATCTAACGTTTGGCTTGCTACTTGGCCAAGACTTTCACCAGTTGTGATTGCAAGTGCATTACGCTCTTCTGCAATGCGCTCCGTAATACGCATCATCATACGGCGCATTACTGTCATAGAATAACTAGATGGAATTTCTTTATTAATTGTTTTTTGCACTTCCGTAAACGGAACAAGGTGAAGCGTCAAACGTTTGCAGTATTTCGTTAACTCTTGTGCTAAATCAATTACTTTTTGCTTCGCACGCTCACTTGTGAATGGTGGACTATGGAAATGCACTGCCTCCACTGATACGCCACGCTTCATTGTTAAGAAGGCAGCTACTGGGCTATCGATTCCGCCAGAAAGAAGTACCATTACTTTTCCGCCAACACCAACTGGTAATCCACCAGCCCCCATACGCTCATCACACATAATATAGCTATAACCACTACGAATTTCTACACGAACATTCACATCTGGGTTATGAACATCCACTGTGATGTCTTCTGTATTTTCTAAAATATAGCCACCAATCTCCGGAAGTAACTCCATCGTTTGCATCGGGAAATGTTTATAAGAACGGTGCACTGTAATTTTAAATGTTTTTACATCGCCTTTTACTTGTAAGAAAGCCGCAAGCGCACCTTTTTTAATTTCTTCTAATTCTGATGGTACTTTCATTGCTAAGTTAAACTTGTGAATACCAAATACATCTTGCAGTCTATCTGCAATCGCTTCATGATCTTCCCCATTTAACTGGATGTACATACGGTCATGTGTCGCATCGATTTTAATATTTGGGAATTTCTTTAATTTAAATTTAACGTTATCTTTTAACGTGTTTACAAACTTAGAACGGTTTTTTCCTTTTGTCGTCATTTCACCGTAACGAACTAAAATATATTCATATTTCATCATATTTCTTTACCTCATCACTTCGTATAATTTTGGCAATGTTTCTTTTATAATTCCTTCAAATTGTGTTACTTCTTCCATTGTGTTTTCAGATGCTAAACTAATGCGAATCGCACTTGCTGCGGCAACATGCGGCACACCCATTGATACTAACACACGACTTACTTCATTTGCTTTGGAAGAACAAGCTGATTTTGTTGATACATATACCTCACGTTCTTCTAGAGCATGAACCACTACTTCTGGTTTTAAACCAACGAATGACACATTTAAAATATGCGGTGCTGCATATTGAAGCGACGTATTAATCGTTACGTCTTCCATTCCTTCGAAGAAACGTACAAGTTCTGCTTGTAATTTTTGCAAGTGGTCACGCTTCTCTTTCATATGTTCCATTGTCATACGTAGTGCCTTAACCATCGCAACAATACCAGGTAAATTCTCTGTACCAGAACGATAACGAAGCTCCTGCTGACCACCTGATAAAATCGGATCTAATCTTACACCATCACGTACATATAAAAGTCCTGTTCCTTTTACGCTATGAAATTTATGTCCAGATATCGAACAAAGATCAATATGAGAAGCACATAGATCAAGTGGTACTTTTCCGATCCCTTGTACATGGTCCACATGAAACCTTACTTTTGGATAGTTCTCTAGTAATTTCCCCACTTCAGAAATAGGTTGGATCGCTCCTGTTTCATTATTCACATGGATCATGGAAACAAGGATTGTATCTTCACGAAGCGCTCGTTTTACATTTTCTACGGATACAACACCATGTTCGTTTACAGGTAAATAAGTCACATCAAAGCCGAGCCCTTCTAATTGTTTATATGCTTCAAACACAGACGCGTGTTCAATATTTGTTGTAATAATATGCTTGCCGCGAGAACGATTCTTCATCGCTATTCCTTTAATTGCAAGGTTATTCCCTTCCGTTCCACCCGATGTGAAAATAATCTCAGAAGGCTTAACATGAAGGAGCTGCGCTGCAATCGTTCTTGATTGTGTTAATAAATGCTCTGCTTCTCCCCCGAGCGAATGAATAGAAGAAGGGTTTCCAAAATATTTTCCTGCAACCGTTACGTAAGATTGAAGGACTTCTGGATATGGTTTCGTCGTCGCACTATTATCAAAATAGATCATCGTTCTTCCCCTTTCAGCGCTGTCACATCATATAATCATATCACAAATACATGCAATTACGCTAAACATACTCAAAGGTTCTATTTTTTTGATACAGAAGTATCCTTTTATATTTTGAAACGAAAAACACTGCTGTATTCCGCTATTCATTATAGCAATATCGCTCTAGAATTTACACAGATCCGATGTAAAAAAACAAACCCCTTTTTCATCAAGGGGTTTGTTCATTATCAACAAATTCAGCAATTTTTTGTACAACACCAGGTTCAAGTTGTTCCAGAACAGAAGCTGCTTGTTCTAAAGCGGCATCATATTCATATTCACGGAACAATCTCTCTGCATTTTCTAAGCTCTGCGCCAAGTCACCATCATGACTGCGGTAGCGATTACCGTATTGGATTAGCTTTTCTACTAAGTGCGCTTGTCCAATTAACTCCTGCGTCTTTTCATATACACCGTTTACGATTGTATATGCTTCTTCTAACATGCTATTTACAACATTCATATTTAGTGGTTTCAATTCTAACTGCTCATAAACACTTTGCATTGCCTCTTGTCCTCTTTGTAAATCTTCCATAATGCTTTCTGGAAGACCTGGTAAGTTAGACTTTTGCATAAAGCGTTTTGCTTCTACAATCATATGACGCATTTCTTGTAATGTTTCACGCGCTTCAAATTCTTCCTTACGCATCGTTTGTAGCATCTCTTTATATTCTACATGAAGCACTTTCAGTGTTTCACATTGCTCATAAATCTCTTCCAGTTCTTCACGAATAACAGAGAAAGCAATATCTTGCTCCGCAATACGTAGTTGCAATACTTCAAAGCGTTTCATTAAAATATGCATTTGTTTTTCAATCAATTTTTGTGACTCAATGTCTTTATCTTGCAATTGATAGCTTTGTTTCACAAACTGCGTTTCTGATTTTGTCTCAATTGCTTTTTCATGAATTTCCTCTAAATCTTCGTAAACACTAACTGACTTTTTCTCTACATAATGCTTCGCATGTACTTCTTGTTCTAATTGATCGTACAACGTATCCAAACGCTTTTTTAATCCTTCTATTTTCTCGCCCACTTCTGTTATATGAAGCTCTTCCAAATCAATCAGACATGTTTGTAGTTGTTTGTTCATCTCTCGTACTTCTTTAGGGATTTCTAAATGGTTTAATACATATCCTTGTCTTTTCATATCATCATGACCTTGTAATAAATCATCTAATTGTACTGGTAATGTCGCTTGACACTCCACTAATAAATCAGGAACTTCATGAATGATAATTTCTAAGCTCGCTAATCCATCTTCCAAACTTTTTACAATGTCACGCGCCTTTAAATAATCACCGTTTGCTGTTGCCTCGTCAAATTCTTGAAATTTCGCTTGTTCTATATCAAGTAACTCTTCGATTTTCTGTTCAGATTGCCCAAACATATGACGATGAGCCAGCACGCTCTTTTTCATACTACGATATGTATCACGTAAACCTTCAATTTCTGAACTATTTTTCTCATAGCTCTCTAGCAATTGTTGCAACTCATTTAATATTTCCGTAATGCGGTTATCCGCTTCATCTAAATCACGAATGGATTCACTCATCAAACGTTTTGCTTTTCGGAAGGAAAATTGTGAGGCAGATTTTTGGGCGCTTTCTAATGTTTTATCAGCTTTTGGCAGAAGGTTTGTAACAATTTCATCCCATTCTTCACGCCACTTTCCAAACAGCTCTTCTGTTTGGCCAGTCATATTTAAATCCTTAACCCGTTTCAATTCATCCGCAACAGGTTTATCTTTTATTTCTTGTTTCCACTGCTCAAGTGCTTCAATATCTTTATATAAACGATTTCTTATCACAAGCTCTATCATGAGCAGCACTAGAATAGAGCTTACTAAGATGATAACGATCGTTAGGATAGAATTCATGCAAAATAGCCTCCTATTATCTCTCTTTTTTTGTCCGTTCCGTTTA
Coding sequences within it:
- a CDS encoding acetate kinase; translation: MSKIIAINAGSSSLKFQLFEMPSETVLTKGLVERIGLEDSIFTITVNGEKQTEVTSIPDHGVAVNILLNKLTENGIVKSLDEISGIGHRVVHGGEKFDDSALITDEVLAEIENLSELAPLHNPAHVVGIKAFQAVLPNVPAVAVFDTAFHQTMPEESFLYSLPYEYYEKYGIRKYGFHGTSHKYVTQRAAELLGRPLESLRLLSCHLGNGASIAAVEGGKSIDTSMGFTPLAGVTMGTRSGNLDPALIPYIMQKTGQSVEEVLNVLNKKSGMLGLSGFSSDLRDIEQAEKEGNHRAEVALDVFVERIHKYIGSYAARMKGVDAIIFTAGIGENSALIRERVLEGLEFMGVYFDPKRNNIHGEEAFISFPHSPVKIIVIPTDEEVMIARDVLRLGDIG
- a CDS encoding class I SAM-dependent methyltransferase, which gives rise to MSQTVETLFSIFDSSTVILRKELDVTYLEALVETGDNLFEGAILQEELSESTIERLNREYSKFNEEKYKGEEIRKAFQLAILKGMKEGVQANHEMTPDAVGMFMSYLLHKFMKDQKEIVVLDPAIGTGNLMTTIFNGAQEGTTISGFGVDVDDLLVRLALVNANLQKQAIEFFNQDGLAPLYIDPVDAVVCDVPVGFYPNEIGASEYTLKADEGMSYAHHLFIEQSVKHTKEGGYLFFLVPNFIFESDQAPKLHAFIKETSFIQGLLQLPVSMFKNEKNAKSIFVLQKKGPNVTMPKQALLVDLPKFSKMKAMENIMDQLNTWFATHKS
- the tpx gene encoding thiol peroxidase, translating into MANVTFKGNPITLVGTEVKVGDQAPNFQVLANDLSPVSLETYKGEVKLISVVPSIDTGVCDAQTRRFNQDAAGIENTKVLTISVDLPFAQKRWCAANGLENVATLSDHRDLSFGEAYGVVMQELRLLARAVFVVDSNDKVVYVEYVSEGTSHPNYEAALEAAKAAK
- the ytfJ gene encoding GerW family sporulation protein, whose amino-acid sequence is MDHPIQGLMTTAMQHLKQMTDVNTIIGDPIKAADGSVILTVSKVSFGFAAGGSEFGKVESSGRHPFGGGSGGGVSINPVAFLVINGEGVKVLHLDKQTHVIDKIIELAPQAVDKVKEMMEKRKGDEPEFEI
- a CDS encoding DUF2953 domain-containing protein, which produces MVRMKWLVIGVGILLLLILLILLSKISLKVTFLYSEIEKQCLFQVKIWMIRYTFDVLERMEKQQKKTEQKIEKAENDGGIENKIMAQLDSIGELIKKLQEIHTIIKGFLKKVKINKWRWHSQIGTGDAASTGIVTGYAWGIKGMTAGALGQYTHVIDVPEFEITPVFQGKGFASRCELTASFRIYRAVVIGVKLLMFMRKQRSGIAEKSVQA
- a CDS encoding NAD kinase, which translates into the protein MADRRNLFFFYGDDKTTLVEKMKPIYRILEENGFTILDHPKNANAIVSVGDDGTFLQAVRKTGFREDCLYAGISTKDEISFYCDFHIDHVDTALQEITQNEIEVRKYPTIQIDVDHGTSFYCLNEFSLRSSIIKTFVVDVHVDDLYFETFRGDGLVISTPTGSTAYNKSLHGAVVDPLIPCFQISELASLNNNTYRTLGSPFILNHERTLTLKLIPDGNDYPVIGMDNEALSIKQVEKAVVRLSDKQIKTVKLKNNSFWEKVQRTFL